A part of Candidatus Electrothrix aestuarii genomic DNA contains:
- the groES gene encoding co-chaperone GroES gives MNIRPLNDRILVKRLEQEEKTAGGIIIPDSAKEKPAEGEIIAVGPGKMNKAGERVAMDVQTGDKVLFSKYGGTDVKFDGQDYLIMREDDILGVLVA, from the coding sequence ATGAACATTCGTCCATTGAATGACCGTATTCTGGTCAAGCGACTGGAGCAGGAAGAGAAAACAGCAGGTGGTATCATTATTCCTGATTCTGCCAAAGAGAAGCCAGCTGAAGGCGAGATCATTGCTGTTGGTCCCGGAAAGATGAATAAGGCCGGTGAGCGTGTTGCTATGGATGTGCAGACCGGTGACAAGGTTCTGTTCTCTAAGTACGGCGGAACGGATGTAAAATTCGACGGACAGGACTACCTGATCATGCGGGAAGATGATATCCTTGGTGTACTCGTAGCGTAG
- a CDS encoding branched-chain amino acid aminotransferase yields MLKNELDVTLLRAETLKEKPDQSQLGFGKHFTDHMLTMRWDKEQGWHDAEIRPYANFSLDPAAMVLHYSQEIFEGLKAYRGVDDAVLLFRPMDNLNRFNDSADRMCMPRIPAEKVLQALKGLIYLEREWIPKVEGGALYIRPAMIASEAALGVRPANEYLFFVICSPVGAYYAEGFNPTKIYVEDEYVRAVPGGVGNVKTGGNYAASIKAHTTSQRKGYTQVLWLDAVERKYIEEVGTSNIFFVINGELVTPPLGGTILPGITRDTVLQLAKDWEIPTSERRITIDEVIAAVEDGSLTEAFGSGTAAVISPIGEFGYQGNSIAVNHGETGPLAQRFFDGIQDLQRGATPDMHEWIVRVK; encoded by the coding sequence ATGCTGAAAAACGAACTTGATGTTACTCTGCTTAGGGCAGAGACCTTGAAAGAAAAGCCGGATCAAAGCCAACTGGGATTCGGTAAACATTTTACTGATCACATGCTCACTATGCGCTGGGATAAGGAGCAGGGTTGGCATGATGCGGAGATCAGGCCCTACGCGAACTTCAGCCTTGATCCCGCTGCAATGGTTTTGCATTATAGTCAGGAGATTTTTGAGGGGCTGAAGGCCTATCGTGGAGTTGATGATGCAGTTCTTCTGTTCCGTCCTATGGATAACCTCAATCGTTTTAATGACTCTGCCGACCGCATGTGTATGCCCCGCATTCCGGCGGAAAAGGTCCTTCAGGCCCTGAAGGGTCTGATTTATCTGGAGCGAGAGTGGATTCCCAAAGTCGAAGGCGGAGCCCTGTACATCCGACCTGCTATGATTGCCAGTGAAGCAGCACTGGGTGTTCGCCCTGCCAATGAGTACCTGTTTTTTGTTATTTGCAGCCCGGTCGGGGCCTATTATGCTGAGGGATTTAATCCGACCAAGATCTACGTGGAAGATGAATATGTTCGCGCCGTTCCCGGTGGGGTGGGCAATGTAAAGACCGGCGGTAATTATGCCGCTTCTATCAAAGCGCATACCACATCCCAGCGTAAGGGATATACCCAGGTTTTGTGGTTGGATGCGGTTGAGCGCAAATACATCGAAGAGGTTGGTACCTCCAATATTTTCTTTGTTATTAATGGAGAACTGGTTACTCCTCCCTTGGGAGGAACCATTCTGCCCGGTATTACCCGGGATACTGTTTTGCAGCTGGCCAAAGACTGGGAAATCCCTACCAGTGAGCGCCGGATTACCATTGACGAGGTTATTGCTGCTGTGGAGGATGGTTCGCTAACCGAGGCCTTTGGCTCTGGAACAGCGGCTGTTATTTCTCCCATTGGTGAATTCGGATATCAGGGAAATAGTATCGCGGTCAACCATGGGGAGACCGGCCCGCTTGCCCAGCGTTTTTTTGATGGCATTCAGGACTTGCAACGCGGCGCTACCCCGGATATGCATGAGTGGATCGTCAGGGTGAAATAA
- a CDS encoding F0F1 ATP synthase subunit epsilon: MAQIHLEVVTPKGPVVSENVDIVTAPGVEGEFGVLANHAPFLSAIKTGTLVFKQDNREKFLMVSSGFAEVSNNKATFLVETAEFGHDIDVDRALEAKERAEKRLARDIAHADDLDRIRAEAALQRAVARLAAAQRKKL, encoded by the coding sequence ATGGCACAGATACATCTTGAAGTAGTCACTCCGAAAGGACCGGTTGTCAGTGAGAATGTGGACATTGTCACCGCACCTGGTGTCGAGGGAGAGTTTGGTGTGCTGGCAAATCATGCTCCGTTTCTGAGCGCGATTAAAACAGGTACCTTGGTCTTTAAACAGGATAACCGGGAAAAGTTTCTGATGGTCAGTAGCGGCTTTGCCGAGGTTTCAAATAATAAAGCCACTTTTTTGGTGGAAACCGCAGAGTTCGGGCATGATATCGATGTGGATCGTGCTCTGGAAGCGAAAGAGCGGGCGGAAAAACGTTTGGCAAGAGATATCGCCCATGCTGATGACCTTGATCGAATCCGGGCCGAGGCTGCTCTTCAACGAGCCGTTGCCCGTTTAGCTGCTGCGCAACGGAAAAAATTGTAA